In a single window of the Methanolobus psychrophilus R15 genome:
- a CDS encoding translation initiation factor IF-1A, producing the protein MLGANHVRLRCMDGVVRMGRIPGSMKKKTWIREGDIVIAVPWAFQDEKADVIWKYTRPQVNWLERKGYLKG; encoded by the coding sequence ATGCTCGGGGCAAACCATGTCAGGCTCAGATGCATGGACGGCGTGGTAAGAATGGGCAGGATACCCGGCTCCATGAAAAAGAAAACCTGGATCCGCGAAGGAGACATTGTTATAGCAGTACCATGGGCCTTCCAGGATGAGAAGGCAGATGTCATCTGGAAATATACGCGCCCGCAGGTAAACTGGCTGGAGCGTAAAGGCTATCTTAAAGGCTAA
- a CDS encoding KH domain protein — translation MTHVKVPKDRIGAIIGPKGSVKQLIESKSGAELNIDSENGVVEVLPGEEPVGAMRAVEVVNAIARGFNPEKTIAMLDDDMLMLEVMDLSKITDSQKDLLRLKGRIIGKGGKTREITERLIGVKISVYGKTISIIGGPEQNQIARTSIEMLINGASHGSVYSFLEKKRQELLQSRLDYYG, via the coding sequence ATGACACATGTGAAAGTTCCCAAGGACAGAATTGGCGCCATTATCGGCCCAAAAGGCAGTGTAAAGCAGCTCATTGAGAGCAAATCAGGTGCCGAACTGAATATTGACAGTGAGAACGGAGTAGTGGAGGTACTCCCAGGAGAGGAACCGGTAGGTGCAATGAGAGCTGTAGAAGTAGTCAACGCCATAGCAAGAGGCTTCAACCCTGAAAAGACAATAGCCATGCTTGATGATGACATGCTGATGCTTGAAGTGATGGACCTCTCCAAGATAACCGACAGTCAGAAAGACCTCCTCCGCCTGAAGGGCCGCATCATAGGTAAAGGCGGCAAAACCAGAGAGATTACAGAAAGGCTCATCGGAGTTAAGATATCGGTTTATGGGAAAACCATAAGCATAATTGGAGGGCCTGAACAGAATCAAATAGCAAGGACATCCATCGAAATGCTGATCAACGGGGCATCTCATGGAAGTGTATATAGTTTCCTTGAGAAAAAGAGACAGGAACTCCTTCAGTCCAGGCTGGACTACTATGGCTGA
- a CDS encoding KaiC, whose amino-acid sequence MKTKFPIHTTLSADAIKVLDRYEKELGAKNVVLEKALLNLDATRFKAKLDTQNIDRIIKRVSTGIPGLDDFLEGGFPKGFAVIVTGPPGTGKTTFSMQYLMEGVKNGERCIFFSFEERAQQLVQHFARFGWDVGKYIDDGYLEIFGVSMLTSEEMMEIIDSHKPDRVVFDSLNVFTAPGDFRTSTAWRGLHRLLKKSMITSLLITEKTHGIEKKEFDDFDFLGDGVIFLDFIQTNDIDTTPMPVMAVQKMRATRVDHTPQPFRFTNSGIAKYRALNLPASVLQAKIERRRAEKTGSSSSSGEI is encoded by the coding sequence ATGAAAACAAAATTCCCCATTCATACTACATTAAGTGCTGATGCTATCAAAGTCCTTGATAGGTATGAAAAAGAACTTGGCGCAAAAAACGTTGTGCTTGAAAAGGCCCTCCTTAATCTTGATGCTACTCGCTTCAAGGCTAAACTCGATACCCAGAACATTGACCGAATAATTAAGCGTGTGAGCACGGGCATTCCGGGGCTTGATGACTTTCTCGAAGGAGGTTTTCCTAAAGGATTTGCTGTTATTGTTACAGGTCCGCCTGGTACAGGGAAAACGACCTTCTCGATGCAGTATCTTATGGAAGGTGTGAAAAATGGGGAAAGGTGCATCTTTTTCTCATTTGAGGAACGAGCCCAGCAATTAGTGCAACACTTTGCCAGGTTCGGATGGGATGTCGGGAAGTATATTGACGATGGCTATCTTGAGATATTCGGTGTTTCCATGCTGACATCTGAAGAAATGATGGAGATAATCGATTCGCACAAACCCGACAGGGTTGTGTTTGATTCGCTAAACGTTTTCACTGCCCCTGGAGACTTCAGGACTTCCACTGCATGGCGCGGACTTCACAGGCTGCTGAAAAAGAGTATGATCACATCTCTGCTCATCACTGAAAAGACCCATGGTATCGAAAAGAAGGAGTTTGACGATTTCGACTTCCTCGGGGATGGCGTCATATTTTTGGATTTCATACAGACAAATGACATCGATACTACTCCTATGCCAGTGATGGCTGTACAGAAAATGAGAGCTACTCGTGTGGACCATACACCACAGCCTTTCAGGTTCACCAATTCCGGGATAGCTAAATACCGCGCATTGAACCTGCCTGCGAGTGTATTGCAAGCAAAGATAGAGAGGCGCCGGGCTGAGAAGACTGGCTCATCTTCTTCATCAGGCGAAATATGA
- a CDS encoding dihydroorotase: MPDILIKNTRVFFNNYLQPAEVLVRNGKISKIGKQIDVQRLDQVIDAAGALTLPAGIDVHVHFREPGLTVKEDWYTGSCSAAAGGITTVLEHPNTIPPTIGRRSFREKLKLANRKSVIDFGIYGGVTGSIEKLAELWGLGVFAFGEIFMAQSTGELNISEQTLDEALSVITGLGAMACIHAEDEAIRLECEAHLKSDFSPRSHSRARPNMCEALAVEKAIALVKKNRSQAHFCHISALETVGLLRKEKYVAQKSSSTPGMTCEVTPHHLFLSTKDWDRLGSFGKMNPPLRGHHDVKALMNALNDGTIDMVASDHAPHTEAEKEADIKKAPSGVPGVETLLPLMLTAVKRNLLPLGRMIDVTSRNPARIFGLDRSSKGLFAEGYDADLIIVDTHQSTEIKEDRLHSKAGWTPYEGMEGIFPEYTIARGEIVWDGEIVASRGRGKFLPGRGLIVHEDDIDDDV; this comes from the coding sequence ATGCCCGATATTCTGATAAAGAACACAAGAGTATTCTTCAACAATTATCTTCAGCCTGCTGAAGTATTGGTCCGGAACGGAAAGATATCAAAGATTGGAAAACAGATAGACGTTCAGCGGTTGGATCAGGTTATAGACGCAGCAGGTGCCCTCACTTTACCTGCAGGCATCGATGTACATGTACATTTCCGGGAGCCGGGTCTGACAGTAAAAGAAGACTGGTATACAGGTTCCTGTTCTGCGGCAGCCGGGGGCATTACCACAGTCCTCGAACATCCTAACACGATTCCTCCAACCATTGGAAGGAGGTCATTCAGGGAAAAGCTCAAACTCGCAAACCGCAAATCTGTCATCGATTTTGGCATTTACGGGGGTGTGACTGGGAGTATTGAGAAACTTGCTGAGCTGTGGGGGCTTGGGGTATTTGCCTTTGGTGAGATATTCATGGCCCAATCTACGGGAGAGCTCAACATCAGCGAGCAAACTCTCGACGAGGCATTGTCTGTCATTACAGGCCTTGGTGCAATGGCATGCATCCATGCAGAAGACGAGGCTATAAGGCTGGAATGTGAAGCTCATCTGAAGAGTGATTTTTCACCGCGGTCCCATTCAAGAGCAAGACCCAATATGTGTGAAGCACTTGCGGTTGAAAAGGCCATTGCGCTGGTGAAGAAGAACAGATCTCAGGCACATTTCTGCCATATAAGCGCCCTGGAGACTGTTGGTCTGTTGCGCAAGGAGAAGTATGTTGCGCAGAAATCCTCTTCTACCCCGGGGATGACATGTGAGGTCACCCCGCACCACCTCTTCCTCTCAACAAAGGACTGGGACCGTCTTGGGTCATTCGGGAAAATGAATCCTCCTCTCAGGGGTCATCATGATGTCAAGGCTCTGATGAATGCTCTCAATGACGGTACAATAGACATGGTGGCATCTGACCATGCTCCTCATACGGAAGCCGAGAAGGAAGCCGATATCAAGAAAGCGCCATCCGGCGTACCGGGTGTGGAGACTTTACTACCTCTGATGCTCACTGCTGTGAAAAGGAACCTGCTGCCCTTGGGAAGGATGATCGATGTTACAAGCAGGAATCCTGCCCGGATATTTGGTCTTGACCGCTCTTCCAAGGGTTTGTTTGCTGAAGGGTATGATGCGGATCTGATAATTGTGGACACGCATCAGTCCACTGAGATAAAAGAGGACCGCCTGCATAGCAAGGCTGGATGGACGCCCTATGAGGGTATGGAAGGCATCTTCCCTGAATATACGATAGCTAGAGGCGAAATAGTATGGGATGGCGAAATCGTTGCGTCCAGGGGGCGTGGTAAATTCCTCCCGGGTAGAGGTCTGATTGTCCATGAAGATGATATTGATGATGATGTCTGA
- a CDS encoding phosphate-binding protein encodes MSKIISICSIVLLLLVAIFTGIGCVDNNQNDTGEVPTTESSSITVKGSDTVLPLTQAEAEDFMIENSNMRVTVIGGGSGVGFAALIDGEVPIAMASREIKESEIQKAQQNGINPVEHTVGWDGIAVVVNPDNPVSQLTYEQLQGIYDGNISNWKDVGGEDRAIAVITRDSSSGTYEYFKEEILVDREYRPDALAQPATGGIVQEVSRNKGAIGYIGFAYLDDSTKAMALDGGEGFVEATEENILSGEYPLSRPLYYYTNGEPQGAVKEFVDFVMSPTGQAIVSEVGYFPAVQ; translated from the coding sequence ATGTCAAAAATAATTTCGATATGTTCTATTGTATTACTACTCCTTGTAGCAATATTCACAGGCATCGGCTGCGTGGACAATAATCAGAATGATACGGGAGAAGTTCCGACCACAGAATCATCCAGCATCACTGTAAAAGGCTCTGATACCGTGTTGCCTCTTACTCAGGCAGAAGCTGAGGATTTCATGATAGAGAATTCAAACATGAGAGTGACAGTCATTGGGGGAGGTTCCGGTGTAGGATTTGCAGCTCTCATTGACGGCGAAGTTCCAATAGCAATGGCATCAAGAGAAATAAAGGAATCTGAGATCCAGAAAGCCCAGCAGAATGGAATTAACCCGGTAGAGCATACCGTTGGATGGGACGGCATTGCAGTTGTGGTCAACCCAGATAACCCGGTCTCACAGCTGACCTATGAACAGCTCCAGGGGATATATGACGGTAACATCAGCAACTGGAAAGACGTTGGCGGAGAGGATCGTGCAATAGCAGTCATCACCCGTGACAGCAGTTCCGGTACTTACGAGTACTTCAAAGAGGAAATACTTGTGGACAGGGAATACCGCCCTGATGCACTCGCTCAGCCTGCTACCGGAGGAATAGTCCAGGAAGTATCCAGGAACAAAGGAGCTATCGGTTACATAGGATTCGCATACCTTGATGACAGCACAAAGGCAATGGCACTTGACGGAGGAGAAGGCTTTGTTGAAGCAACTGAAGAAAACATCCTCAGCGGAGAGTACCCACTGTCAAGACCCCTCTACTACTACACCAACGGTGAGCCTCAGGGTGCAGTTAAGGAATTTGTGGACTTTGTCATGAGCCCTACGGGTCAGGCAATAGTTTCCGAGGTAGGATACTTCCCTGCAGTACAGTAA
- the pstC2 gene encoding phosphate ABC transporter, permease protein, which yields MLKRNGMEKGIESLLFISAAVAVLTLFLLCLFLFRDGILLFKDYPLISFLTEKSWYPTSINPRFGLQPLLLGSVIVTFGAIIFAVPLGIAAAIYISELANPRVAGILKPLTEILAGIPSVVFGFFGLVVLVPILQDALDLRTGQTALTGSIMLGIMALPTIISISEDAISSVPRAIKEGSLALGSTKWQTIHKVTVPAALSGISAAVMLGIGRAIGETMTVMMVTGNTAIIPGFPSGLFEPVRTMTATIAMEMGEVPQGSEHFHALFAVGSVLFITTFIINIVAGHIKNKYKFKL from the coding sequence ATGTTAAAGAGAAATGGAATGGAAAAGGGGATTGAGTCCCTGCTCTTTATTTCCGCTGCAGTGGCAGTCCTGACCCTTTTCCTTCTCTGTCTTTTTCTATTCAGGGACGGAATCCTGCTTTTTAAGGATTATCCCCTCATCAGTTTCCTGACCGAGAAAAGCTGGTACCCTACATCCATAAATCCCCGCTTTGGGCTTCAACCCCTATTGCTGGGTTCAGTCATAGTGACTTTTGGAGCCATTATATTTGCAGTGCCTCTTGGCATAGCAGCAGCCATATACATCTCCGAACTTGCAAATCCTAGGGTTGCAGGTATACTGAAACCTTTAACAGAAATACTTGCTGGCATCCCTTCTGTGGTGTTCGGATTCTTTGGCCTTGTAGTGCTCGTTCCCATACTGCAGGATGCACTTGACCTGCGTACCGGACAAACTGCGCTGACAGGATCCATTATGCTGGGGATTATGGCACTGCCCACAATCATCTCCATATCCGAAGATGCCATCAGTTCTGTCCCAAGGGCCATAAAGGAAGGGTCTTTAGCCCTTGGGTCCACTAAATGGCAGACCATTCATAAAGTTACGGTACCTGCGGCACTTTCAGGGATATCGGCTGCAGTGATGCTTGGAATAGGGCGAGCTATCGGCGAGACCATGACAGTGATGATGGTCACTGGAAACACTGCCATAATACCGGGGTTCCCATCAGGGCTTTTCGAGCCTGTAAGGACAATGACTGCCACTATTGCAATGGAGATGGGAGAGGTTCCTCAGGGGAGCGAACATTTTCATGCACTTTTTGCAGTAGGGTCTGTGTTGTTCATAACCACTTTCATCATCAACATCGTAGCTGGCCATATTAAGAACAAGTACAAATTCAAATTGTGA
- the pstA gene encoding phosphate ABC transporter, permease protein, which translates to MLPNAKINEKIAFTLLRMAMGLVVLFVLIILSYIIYNGYSVISIEFLTSMPANRMTAGGIYPAIAGTIYLIIGSMAVALPLGILAAIYLNEYAKPGKITWTIEMAISNLAGTPSVVFGLFGLAMFVKYMGFGASVLAASLTLALLILPVIIRASQEALITVPKEYREASLALGVTKWQTIRKVVLPAAIPGMVTGAILSVGRVAGETAPILLTGAAYFLPRLPDSVFSQFMALPYHLFVLATAGTNIAQTRPIQYGTALVLLIIVLGVNVFAIAIRNHYRKKMHM; encoded by the coding sequence ATGCTCCCAAATGCAAAAATCAATGAGAAAATTGCTTTTACCCTCTTGCGGATGGCCATGGGACTTGTAGTACTCTTTGTCCTTATCATCCTGTCCTATATCATCTACAACGGCTACAGCGTGATCAGCATTGAGTTCCTGACAAGCATGCCAGCTAACCGGATGACTGCAGGTGGTATATACCCTGCCATAGCCGGAACCATCTACCTGATAATAGGCTCCATGGCGGTTGCCCTACCCCTTGGAATTCTTGCAGCCATCTACCTGAACGAATATGCAAAACCAGGAAAGATTACATGGACTATCGAGATGGCCATAAGCAACCTTGCAGGGACGCCATCTGTGGTATTTGGTCTGTTCGGGCTTGCGATGTTTGTAAAGTACATGGGATTTGGGGCATCAGTGCTTGCAGCCTCCCTTACGCTGGCACTGCTCATCCTGCCGGTAATAATAAGAGCAAGCCAGGAAGCTCTTATCACGGTCCCGAAAGAATACCGAGAGGCTTCACTTGCCCTGGGCGTGACGAAATGGCAGACCATCCGTAAAGTCGTGCTTCCTGCCGCTATTCCCGGTATGGTAACAGGTGCCATCTTAAGTGTGGGAAGAGTTGCCGGTGAGACAGCACCAATCCTGCTGACAGGTGCAGCTTACTTCCTGCCAAGACTGCCGGACTCGGTATTCTCACAGTTCATGGCGCTGCCCTATCATCTGTTCGTGCTTGCCACGGCAGGTACGAATATAGCGCAGACAAGACCCATTCAGTATGGTACGGCATTAGTACTCCTAATAATAGTGCTCGGCGTCAATGTTTTTGCAATCGCTATCCGCAACCATTACAGGAAGAAGATGCACATGTGA
- the pstB gene encoding phosphate ABC transporter ATP-binding protein, with protein MIKNNLEVTFVTDDFANGTEIEVRGLNLWYGTNHALHDISIDIPKNSVTAFIGPSGCGKSTFLRCLNRMNDLIPSCRIEGNVNINGEDIYSRNVDVVDLRKKVGMVFQKPNPFPMSIHDNVAYGPRIHGAPKKDINGIVEYALKSGALWGEVSERLNTSALDLSGGQQQRLCIARTLAVKPEVILFDEPCSALDPISTSKIEDLILELKKQYTIVIVTHNMQQAARISDYTAFFLLGDIIEFGRTEQIFESPHKKETEDYITGRFG; from the coding sequence ATGATAAAAAATAATCTAGAGGTAACATTTGTGACAGATGATTTTGCAAACGGTACAGAGATAGAGGTCAGAGGGCTCAACCTCTGGTACGGTACAAACCATGCCCTGCATGACATATCTATTGATATACCAAAGAACAGCGTGACAGCCTTTATCGGACCTTCAGGCTGCGGAAAGTCCACTTTCCTGAGATGTCTCAACCGGATGAACGATCTTATTCCAAGCTGCAGGATAGAAGGCAATGTGAATATCAACGGAGAGGACATCTACAGTAGGAATGTGGATGTGGTCGACCTGAGAAAAAAGGTAGGAATGGTATTCCAGAAACCCAATCCATTTCCGATGTCAATACATGACAATGTTGCATACGGTCCACGCATTCATGGTGCGCCCAAGAAAGATATCAATGGCATTGTTGAATATGCACTCAAATCCGGCGCCCTCTGGGGCGAGGTATCCGAAAGGCTGAACACTTCAGCACTTGACCTCAGTGGAGGACAGCAACAGAGGCTGTGTATCGCAAGAACCCTTGCAGTGAAGCCAGAGGTCATTCTCTTTGACGAGCCATGCAGTGCGCTTGACCCCATATCCACAAGCAAGATAGAAGACCTGATACTAGAGCTTAAAAAGCAATACACCATAGTCATAGTTACCCATAACATGCAGCAGGCTGCAAGGATATCTGACTATACGGCTTTCTTCCTGCTGGGAGACATAATAGAGTTTGGGAGAACCGAGCAAATATTTGAGAGCCCTCATAAGAAGGAAACTGAGGACTACATTACAGGACGATTCGGGTGA
- a CDS encoding phosphate uptake regulator PhoU: protein MTRTQYQHNLDVLKRKVIEMGERSHELIADSIKALDLRDIELAEQVIQGDKEIDDYDLKIERCISQLIARESPTARDMRFVTSCFKISLDLERMSDNAVDIAKGTRCLKEGHTKPPVNIQKMAELGQEMLRQSMRAFDTLDEDLARETASEDDKIDRLFYETQQELIEMMSEDRSMINNASYLLFVIRYLERIGDHACNICESVVYMASGERVDLN from the coding sequence ATGACACGTACACAGTACCAGCACAATCTGGATGTTCTTAAAAGAAAGGTAATTGAAATGGGAGAGAGATCACATGAGCTGATCGCAGATTCCATAAAAGCTCTTGATCTAAGGGATATCGAGCTTGCAGAACAGGTGATCCAGGGAGATAAAGAGATTGATGATTATGACCTGAAGATCGAGAGATGCATTTCCCAGCTGATAGCGCGTGAAAGTCCTACAGCGAGAGATATGAGGTTTGTAACGTCATGTTTCAAGATATCGCTCGACCTTGAGAGAATGAGCGACAATGCAGTGGATATTGCCAAGGGGACCAGATGCCTTAAAGAAGGCCATACAAAACCACCAGTCAATATTCAAAAGATGGCGGAGCTTGGACAAGAGATGCTCAGACAGTCCATGAGAGCTTTTGACACACTGGACGAGGACCTCGCGAGAGAAACAGCCAGTGAAGATGACAAGATAGACAGGCTTTTCTATGAGACCCAGCAGGAACTCATTGAAATGATGAGCGAGGACAGATCCATGATCAACAATGCCTCTTACCTGCTTTTCGTTATACGCTATCTTGAGCGTATCGGCGACCATGCCTGCAACATCTGCGAAAGTGTTGTCTACATGGCCTCAGGTGAAAGGGTAGACCTGAATTAA
- a CDS encoding DNA polymerase Pol2, producing MNSTAIRETMNFQILDADYVREDKEPVIRLFGRGEDGRSVCCFVPGFEPYFYVNTKSDPESAGELLKERFSSAIKKVEVVRKFEPVGYQAAPKPMLKVTTYDPGNVPEIRDEIAGIPAVKEIYETDILFRNRFLIDRELHGMNWVSVELSSDNSPDPKISCDYVITASSIKETEKLLIAPLKYLTFDIECLPIGGSMPTPETSPIIMLSVSFSPAYEGHDAIVLVSKTVEGVSGNVETFSNEADMLNRFFEVFQQYDPDIIGGYNILDFDIPYIVDRVSILNDPVSIVKPVTGRDGRLLSYRKIGTRTMVSMPGRVVVDALPLVRSQYSLKRYTLRNVAKELLEMEKLDIAPSEMEDHWNDSGEKILRFIDYAQRDSDLAMELLMKLRLLDKYIAVAQVSGSLLQEVVDGGQTSMVDNLLLREYGKRDRVIPPKPSDDEVSFRNLSSEGLKGGEVLEPKKGLLENIIIMDYKSLYPTIMMAHNLCYTTVVEKDRPKGETIKPPSGGEFVPAEVFKGVMPAILENLLNRRIETKKRMRSAATEEEHRVLDATQLALKILLNSFYGYSGYTRARLYSLPLANAVTSFGRENILNTRSIINGTINKVILRDSKVLFTEEVDTPKTGDRMISLSVVYGDTDSVFVQCTSKNDISLDDAGLVGNRIAGTVSASLPDPMELEFESIAKRGLLLAKKRYAIWVFERSGDGWKDSIKVKGMETVRRDWCELTSKTLNRVLELVLKEGKVEAAVAHVREVVDRVRNIDVRKDKDIIDDLTMTRMFSKNASRYKNKQPHITVVEKIEERTGSPPAVGERIPFVIIAGKDLFVNRAEDPEYVREHNIPIDVDYYIKKQVLPPVERILDAFGVNIGNLDYDSKQKGLFDFSDKPKESPVNNMKKREEKPSGSIPSAKSQSSLFDF from the coding sequence ATGAATAGTACAGCCATAAGGGAAACCATGAATTTCCAGATACTGGACGCTGATTATGTCCGTGAGGATAAAGAACCCGTCATCCGGCTTTTCGGAAGAGGAGAGGATGGCAGGAGCGTCTGCTGTTTTGTGCCTGGTTTTGAGCCTTATTTCTATGTTAATACAAAAAGCGACCCGGAATCTGCCGGAGAACTGCTCAAAGAACGCTTTTCTTCAGCGATAAAAAAAGTGGAAGTAGTTCGGAAGTTCGAGCCGGTGGGCTATCAGGCAGCTCCAAAGCCCATGCTGAAGGTGACTACATACGATCCGGGTAACGTACCTGAGATACGCGATGAGATTGCAGGCATCCCTGCAGTCAAAGAAATATATGAGACTGATATCCTCTTCAGGAACCGTTTTCTCATAGACCGTGAACTACATGGGATGAACTGGGTGTCAGTGGAACTTTCATCCGATAATTCTCCGGACCCGAAGATATCCTGCGACTATGTGATCACTGCATCTTCGATAAAGGAAACAGAAAAACTTCTCATAGCTCCCCTGAAGTATCTTACATTTGATATCGAGTGCCTGCCAATTGGCGGCTCTATGCCGACGCCCGAAACATCTCCTATAATAATGCTCAGCGTCTCCTTCAGTCCTGCCTATGAAGGCCACGACGCCATTGTCCTTGTCTCAAAAACTGTAGAAGGCGTTTCCGGGAATGTCGAAACATTCAGTAACGAAGCTGATATGTTGAACCGTTTCTTTGAAGTGTTCCAGCAATACGATCCTGACATCATCGGCGGTTACAACATCCTGGATTTTGACATACCGTACATCGTCGACAGGGTAAGCATCCTGAACGATCCGGTAAGTATTGTCAAACCTGTTACTGGCAGGGATGGGAGGCTGCTCAGTTACCGGAAGATCGGTACCCGTACAATGGTATCAATGCCCGGCAGGGTCGTTGTCGATGCGCTGCCCCTGGTCAGGAGCCAGTATAGCCTGAAGCGCTACACGTTGCGTAACGTGGCAAAAGAACTCCTGGAAATGGAAAAACTCGATATCGCTCCCTCCGAGATGGAAGATCACTGGAATGATTCCGGGGAGAAGATACTGCGTTTTATTGATTATGCTCAGCGTGACTCGGATCTCGCCATGGAACTCCTCATGAAGCTCAGGCTGCTCGACAAGTACATCGCAGTGGCCCAGGTGAGTGGCTCCCTATTACAGGAGGTAGTCGATGGCGGGCAGACCTCCATGGTGGATAATTTGCTGCTCAGGGAATATGGTAAACGGGACCGTGTCATTCCTCCCAAACCCTCCGATGATGAGGTCAGCTTCAGGAATCTCAGCAGTGAAGGCCTCAAAGGTGGCGAGGTCCTTGAGCCAAAGAAGGGACTTCTTGAGAATATTATCATAATGGACTACAAGTCCCTCTACCCGACCATAATGATGGCACACAACCTCTGCTATACTACTGTAGTTGAGAAAGACCGTCCGAAAGGTGAGACCATAAAGCCGCCATCCGGGGGGGAGTTTGTGCCTGCAGAGGTTTTCAAGGGTGTGATGCCCGCCATCCTAGAGAATCTTCTCAACAGGAGGATCGAAACCAAAAAGCGCATGAGAAGTGCAGCCACTGAAGAAGAGCACCGTGTACTTGATGCCACTCAGCTTGCACTGAAGATTCTCCTTAACAGTTTCTATGGTTATTCCGGTTATACAAGGGCACGGCTTTACAGTCTCCCACTTGCCAATGCAGTTACAAGTTTTGGCAGGGAGAACATTCTCAACACGCGTTCCATCATCAACGGCACGATCAATAAGGTCATACTCAGGGACAGCAAGGTCCTTTTCACTGAAGAGGTCGATACACCTAAAACGGGTGACAGGATGATATCACTTTCAGTGGTTTACGGGGATACGGACAGTGTGTTCGTCCAGTGCACCTCCAAGAACGACATATCACTCGATGATGCCGGGCTTGTGGGCAACAGGATAGCAGGTACAGTGTCAGCCTCTCTGCCGGATCCGATGGAGCTTGAATTCGAATCAATAGCAAAGAGAGGTCTTCTCCTTGCAAAGAAGCGGTATGCTATATGGGTATTCGAACGCTCAGGCGACGGCTGGAAAGATTCTATCAAGGTCAAAGGCATGGAAACTGTCAGGAGGGACTGGTGTGAGCTAACTTCCAAGACACTTAACCGTGTTCTTGAACTTGTTCTTAAAGAAGGTAAGGTGGAAGCAGCTGTAGCCCATGTCCGGGAAGTGGTGGACCGTGTAAGGAACATCGATGTCCGCAAGGACAAGGACATAATCGATGATCTGACCATGACGCGCATGTTCTCAAAGAACGCTTCCCGTTATAAGAACAAACAACCCCATATCACAGTCGTTGAAAAGATAGAGGAGAGGACTGGCTCTCCCCCTGCTGTCGGAGAGCGTATCCCCTTTGTCATAATCGCAGGTAAGGACCTTTTCGTCAACCGCGCAGAGGATCCTGAATATGTCCGGGAGCACAATATACCTATCGATGTAGATTATTACATAAAGAAACAGGTGCTTCCGCCCGTCGAAAGGATACTGGATGCATTTGGTGTGAATATTGGCAACCTTGACTACGATTCTAAACAAAAAGGCCTCTTCGATTTCTCGGACAAGCCAAAGGAATCCCCGGTCAATAACATGAAAAAAAGAGAGGAAAAACCTTCAGGCAGCATCCCCTCGGCAAAGTCTCAGAGCTCCCTGTTCGACTTCTAA
- a CDS encoding putative circadian clock protein KaiC — MFDGAVSEEISMEDAVNRVSTGIPGFDELCGGGLIRDRTYLISGTSGAGKTNFSIQFIYNGITKYGENGIIVATEERPEQIRENVMKFGWDLEALEEENKLVIIDACSTKIGIPSQEKYVDVRPFDIRSMMDQIIATQEEINARRALIDSTTSVSFYLQDPAKIRIELLKLSTTLEVIGLTSMMTCELVEEDNPSRFGVENFVTDGTIVLYYKRHENVRMRSMEIYKMRGSDHSKKIHPYDITPEGFVIHPHEEVYSMF; from the coding sequence ATGTTCGATGGTGCAGTTTCTGAGGAAATCTCAATGGAAGATGCGGTAAACCGGGTAAGTACAGGCATACCCGGCTTTGATGAATTGTGCGGAGGCGGGCTCATCAGGGACAGGACCTACCTGATATCCGGCACATCAGGGGCAGGAAAGACAAATTTCTCGATCCAGTTTATCTATAACGGCATTACCAAGTACGGAGAGAACGGAATCATAGTCGCGACAGAAGAGCGGCCTGAGCAGATAAGGGAAAACGTCATGAAGTTCGGCTGGGACTTGGAGGCCCTAGAGGAGGAGAACAAACTGGTCATAATTGACGCATGTTCCACCAAGATCGGTATACCATCGCAGGAGAAGTATGTGGATGTACGGCCTTTTGACATCCGCTCGATGATGGACCAGATAATTGCAACACAGGAGGAGATCAATGCCCGCCGTGCCCTTATCGACTCCACCACATCTGTAAGTTTCTATCTGCAGGACCCCGCCAAAATAAGGATTGAGCTCCTCAAGCTCAGCACCACCCTGGAGGTCATCGGACTCACTTCGATGATGACTTGCGAACTGGTCGAGGAAGATAACCCGTCAAGGTTCGGAGTGGAGAACTTCGTCACCGACGGAACCATAGTACTCTACTACAAAAGGCATGAGAACGTGCGCATGAGGAGCATGGAGATTTACAAGATGCGTGGCTCCGACCACAGCAAAAAGATCCACCCCTACGATATCACACCCGAGGGGTTCGTCATACACCCGCACGA